Genomic DNA from bacterium:
TGTTAGTCGGATGATCAACAAAAAGTCCTTCTTTCTTTCCCTGATCAATTACTTTAGTGATGTTTCCAAACATTATTTCAGTTCTGAAATTATCAATTTCATTCCACAAAGCCGGATAGTGTCTCTTAAGTTCTTCCATGCGTGCAGCAGAAATTTTTTCAGAAACTTTTGCAAGTATATTAATCAGGTCGCCAAGCTTTTCGATTGCATTCTTATCCGAATTTAATGCAGGTAGAATAGTATTCTTCAATCTGTTCATAAAGTACTTTGCAATTGCTTTCACCAGTTCATCTTTTGAAGGGAAAAATTTGTAAATCGTCTTCTTGCTGATCCGGAGTTCGAAGGCTATTTCATCCATTGTGGTTTTGTAAAAACCGTCTCTGAAGAATTTTTCTTCTGTATGTTCGATTATTTTATTTTGGTCTTCCATTATTCCTCTTGGAAACTATTATCGTTTTTTTAGTTTCTAAAATAATTAATGGAAACTGGTTTGTCAAGTAATAGTTTCCATTTGTGCGATTTATCACCAAAAATGAAGGCTTGATAATGAAATTCGTAATAATTAAAATTCATTTCAAAAAAGAGGAAACTATGAAGCACTACCTTATATTAGTATTAATATTTGGATTCCTGGGGATATCCAACCTTTTAGCTCAATCTAAAACTGAAGATGATATGAATCTTGCATATCAAAATGC
This window encodes:
- a CDS encoding TetR/AcrR family transcriptional regulator, yielding MEDQNKIIEHTEEKFFRDGFYKTTMDEIAFELRISKKTIYKFFPSKDELVKAIAKYFMNRLKNTILPALNSDKNAIEKLGDLINILAKVSEKISAARMEELKRHYPALWNEIDNFRTEIMFGNITKVIDQGKKEGLFVDHPTNIIMNVLVASVRSIVNPDFIMNNNYSIIEAARYAFRIVISGILTDKGKKEFNKSFNKVLQ